ATTGTTTATGCCCCCAAGCTGCCAGGCGATATTCACAGGGCTTATGCCGGTTATGTTCATCTCAGGGTTATTGCTTCCATCAAATGTATAGGCCGAGTTGCCCGATGCTGATGTATAGGCGGTAACGTTTCCGTTGGCCACGGTCAACGTTCCTTCTTTAATAACTTCAGTTTGAGACTCATGGTCTCCGGCATAGGTTACCAGTGTGATCGTGCCATCGTCATTATAAGCATACGTAGTCCTGTTCGCCCATGGCTCCTGAACCGGAACTTCGCCTTCCTCGCCCAGTATGGTGTTAAAGCCATATTCCAGCATTTCAGATACCCTTCCCTCGTCATCATAAGTAAACTCGGTTGTTTTGGCATCTTCGTTATTTCCGGTATGCTCCACTTTAGTGATTTGGTCGCCGGTATAAGTGAACACATTATTTTGCCCGGCGCTGTTGGAAATAGCTACCAGTTTTTCACCATCATACTGATAAAGCGTAGTGACAATGGTGCCGTTCTGCGATTGTTCGATCTTTTTTGTCAGAAGCACGGCATCCGTACCGTTATTTTCAGGGTTTTGGTCAGATGAACAGGATGTGATGATAAGCAGGAGGGCAGCGGCTACTGCATAAATTTTCTTCATTGGTAAATAATTGTTTGGTCTTGATTATAAAATCAATAACATAAAAAGAGAATTAAAATTGTTAGTGCTGAATAATATACCCCGCAATATCAGAAAGTAAAGCGGGGTGAATTTTCATTTAATAAAAATACTGTATGTTATATATACTGCTGTCGGTAGTGGTATGTACAGCTGTCGCAGGATAATCCCTGTCGTTGTAAGTATACGTAGTCAGCGTATTGCCTGATGTCCCGTTTACCGAAACAAGCGTTGAAGTGACGTTATTCACACCTCCTTCAAATTCGGTAAGCGCCAGGATACCATAAGCATATACTTCCTTTAGGGGCGAATTCTTAAAGTCATAAGAATAGCTCACCGTCTTATTCCCAGTAGAGCCCTCGAATTTAATGATGTTACCATTGCTCACAAGCGTCAACGTCCCGGTTTGGGATTGGTTTTCCTGTCGGCTTTCATCACCGGTATACTGCACAAAGTTCACTTTGTTGCCATCATAGGAATAATCGGTGCGGACAGCATTGTTGTTGGCAGGATTGGCCAGGTTGTAATTGTAGTCTATGTGAGCGCCAAAAGTGCCGTTGCTGTCATAAAGAAAGGTCTCTTTCCTTATCAGGCCGCCATCCTTGTAATGCCTTATCTCGGTAAGGAAATTACCCTGGTAGGCATAATTCTCTATAGTGCCGTTGTTATGGTTAATAGCAGTGATCCTGTTCCCCTCGTAGGTGTACGTAGAGACCAGCTGCGTTCCGTCGGGCGCTGTTTCAATGGTTTTTTTAAGCAGGGTAGCAGTGGTGCCCCCATTTCCTCCGGTGCCCGATGGCCCGTCATCATTAGAGCAGGAAGCCAAGATGCCAATTGCCATAATGGTTAATACAATCTTTTTCATGTAGCTGAATTTTAATTTTAATCCAAAGGTAAGGAAAGTTTTAGTGACTATAAATTGTTTACAACCCTTGTTATGCCGTTCTTAATTAGACTCTCATTAAAATTTATAAGAAGGCCTAACTTACAGCCGGCAATTTTCAGGTACGTTAAAAGTTGCTTGGAATATACTGGATTCATCTGTTCTACAGACTTTATTTCCACAACTAAAATATCATTGATTATAATGTCTGCCCTGAAACCGATATTCATCTGAATATCTTTCCAAAATAAAGGTAAGGGCTTTTGGCGCTCCACTTTCAGGCCAGCGTCAGTTAGCTCATAGTGCAATATCGCTTCATAAACAGATTCCAGTAGTCCGGGGCCTAATTTTGTATGGATACGGGAACAAGTGTCTACGACGATTTTAGCAATATCATTTTCTGTCATATAAGCCTTTTAATATTGGCTAAAATAAAAAATATTTTCACGCAAAGTCGCAAAGCCGCCAAGACTCATGCCGGCAATGAAGCGCATAAAAGCCGCGAAGCTGAATTGCCAGCAATTCTTGTACGTACAGCCTTTGCGTCTTTGCGCCTTCGCGTGAAATTCAAAAAAATTGCGAGAAATTTTAAAAATAAATCCTTGCGGGAAAAATAAACCTACTTCACAAACTCCACAGCCGCACTCAGCGCTTCATTGATGCCCGCTGCGTTCTTACCGCCTGCGGTAGCAAAGAAAGGCTGCCCGCCGCCGCCGCCCTGGATGTACTGACCCAGTTCGCGGACTACCTGCCCGGCGTTGAGGCCTTTTTCGGCAACAAGCTCTTTGGAGATGTAGCACGTCAGCATCGGCTTGCCATCGGTTACGGTAGCCAGGACAAGGAACAGGTTCGTGCCAAGGTTGCCCAGTTCATAGGCAAGGTCTTTGGCGCCGGTAGCGTCAAGTTCGACTTGTTTGGCAAGGTACTGCACACCGTTGATGTCCTGTAGCTCTTTTGCTAAATCGCCCTTTAGGTTTTTGGCTTTGTCGCGAAGCAATGCTTCCAGTTGTTTTTTCAGTTTCGTATTTTCATCCTGCAACGATACTACCGCTTTCAGTGTATCCTGTGGATTTTTGAGTGTCGCATTTATTTCCTCAAGGGCTTTTTCCTGCTTGGCGAAATAGTCTTTCACCGCCTCATTCGTAATAGCTTCTATACGGCGTATACCCGCAGCAACAGCGCCTTCGCTAATTATTTTAAAGTACCATATATCGGCAGTATTCTTCACGTGGATGCCCCCGCAAAGTTCCATGCTCTCGCCGAATTTTATCGCACGTACATTATCGCCATATTTCTCACCGAACAATGCCATAGCTCCTTCTTCGACCGCCTGCTTGAAAGGAATGCTCCTGCGCTCGATAAGCGGCAGGTGTTCCTGTATGCGGGCGTTTACGAAGCCTTCCACCTGCTGTAGTTCCTCGTCGGTCACTTTAGCAAAATGTGAAAAGTCGAAGCGCAGGTAGTTCGGGCTAACCAAGGAACCTTTCTGTTCCACGTGTGTGCCGAGGATTGTTCTCAATGCCTGGTGGAGCAGGTGGGTAGCCGAGTGGTTGCTCGCCGAATTATCACGCAGCTTTTCGTTCACGATAGCTGTAAATGTACCTTCGATATTTTCCGGCAATTCCTGGGTGGTATGTATGATAAGGTTATTTTCCTTTTTAGTATCCAGTATCTCAATGCGTTCATTAGCAGAGGTCAGTACGCCACGGTCGCCAACCTGCCCGCCGCCTTCAGGATAAAAAGGTGTTGCATCAAGCACGATCTGGTATTGCACACCGTCTTTTGCAGAGTCTACTTTGCGGTAACGGGTTATCTTAACTTCATTTTCAGTCTGGTCATAACCAACAAAGCTTTCAGTATTGCCCTCTGTTAAAATGATCCAGTCCCCTTTAGCCACTTCATTAGCTTCGCGGGAACGGTCCTTTTGTTTTTTTAGCTCAATATCAAAGGCCGCTTTATCATAGGTATAGCCTTTTTCCTTTAAGATTAAGGCAGTAAGGTCTTCAGGGAATCCAAAGGTGTCATACAATTTAAATACCTTAGCGCCTTCGATTTCTTTACCTTGTGTTTCGGTAACCACATCTTCCAGTAAATCCATTCCGAGTACCAGTTTTTGAAGGAACGAAGCCTCTTCCTCACGGATAACATTCGTTACCAATGATTGCTGGTTCTTTATCTCAGGGAAAAACTCACCCATCTGGTTAGCCAATACAGCCACCAGCTCATTGATGAATGGCTCTTTTTTGTCAAGGAATGTGAATCCGTAACGTATCGCCCTCCTCAAAATCCTGCGTATCACATAACCCGCGCCACCGTTAGATGGCAGCTGCCCGTCGGCAATGGCAAAAGCCACCGCACGCACGTGATCGACAATAACACGGATGGCAATATTGGTTTTCTCTTCGGCGTCATTGGCAGCCTTTGAGTTATATTTTGCACCTGTAAGGGTTTCCACCTTTTCGATAAGCGGGGTAAATACATCGGTGTCGTAATTGCTCTGTACGTTTTGCAGCACCATGCACAGGCGTTCAAAGCCCATACCG
Above is a genomic segment from Flavobacterium album containing:
- the alaS gene encoding alanine--tRNA ligase; translation: MKSQDIRKQFLQFFESKGHLIVPSAPIVTKDDPTLMFNNSGMAQFKEYFLGNGTPKSRRIADTQKCLRVSGKHNDLEDVGFDTYHHTMFEMLGNWSFGDYFKKDAINWAWELLTEVYKIPKDILYVTVFEGSKEENVPFDQEAYDIWKGLISEDRILLGNKKDNFWEMGDQGPCGPCSEIHVDIRSAAEKAEVSGKDLVNNDHPQVVEIWNNVFMEFNRKADGSLEKLPAQHVDTGMGFERLCMVLQNVQSNYDTDVFTPLIEKVETLTGAKYNSKAANDAEEKTNIAIRVIVDHVRAVAFAIADGQLPSNGGAGYVIRRILRRAIRYGFTFLDKKEPFINELVAVLANQMGEFFPEIKNQQSLVTNVIREEEASFLQKLVLGMDLLEDVVTETQGKEIEGAKVFKLYDTFGFPEDLTALILKEKGYTYDKAAFDIELKKQKDRSREANEVAKGDWIILTEGNTESFVGYDQTENEVKITRYRKVDSAKDGVQYQIVLDATPFYPEGGGQVGDRGVLTSANERIEILDTKKENNLIIHTTQELPENIEGTFTAIVNEKLRDNSASNHSATHLLHQALRTILGTHVEQKGSLVSPNYLRFDFSHFAKVTDEELQQVEGFVNARIQEHLPLIERRSIPFKQAVEEGAMALFGEKYGDNVRAIKFGESMELCGGIHVKNTADIWYFKIISEGAVAAGIRRIEAITNEAVKDYFAKQEKALEEINATLKNPQDTLKAVVSLQDENTKLKKQLEALLRDKAKNLKGDLAKELQDINGVQYLAKQVELDATGAKDLAYELGNLGTNLFLVLATVTDGKPMLTCYISKELVAEKGLNAGQVVRELGQYIQGGGGGQPFFATAGGKNAAGINEALSAAVEFVK
- a CDS encoding GxxExxY protein, with translation MTENDIAKIVVDTCSRIHTKLGPGLLESVYEAILHYELTDAGLKVERQKPLPLFWKDIQMNIGFRADIIINDILVVEIKSVEQMNPVYSKQLLTYLKIAGCKLGLLINFNESLIKNGITRVVNNL